Sequence from the Bacteroidota bacterium genome:
GTTTGCTGGCGATGCCACCGGCACTTGTCCATCTCCCGACTTTTTAAAGGGTTTACAGGATCAATTTCTTATGTTTAATGTGACCTTCGCAATGATTAAAACCCTCACTTTTGCTTATATTATTACCACCGTAAGTTCTTATCATGGATATTATACAAACGGTGGTGCGTTAGAAGTTGGTAAATCATCTACCAAGGCAGTGGTGTACAGCAATATTTTAATTCTGGTTTTCGATTATATACTAACTCAATTATTGCTTACATGATAGAAGTAAAAAATATTTCTAAATCATTCGGGCAAAAACAAATTTTGTTTGACATAAGTTGTGTATTCGAGCCTGGAAAAATAAACCTGATAATTGGCACTAGTGGTTCCGGTAAAACCGTATTGATGAAATCGTTAATAGGCTTGTTTGAACCAGATTCAGGAACTATAATTTACGATAATCGTGACTTTGTAAAGCTTGACAAAGATGGGCGCAAAGATTTACGACAAGACATTGGTATGGTGTTTCAAAGTGGTGCCTTATTCGACTCTTTAACGGTAGAACAAAATGTAATGTTTCCGCTAAACATGCTTACCGAACAATCATTAAGTGAGCGTAGAGACCGCGCCAATTTTGCTTGAAGCGTGTTAATCTTGACAATGCAAATAATTTATTCCCAAGCGAAATTAGTGGAGGCATGAAAAAACGTGTTGCTATTGCTCGAGCCATTGCTACCAATCCTAAGTACCTCTTTTGCGATGAGCCAAACTCCGGCCTCGACCCCTATACTTCGCTGGTAATTGATGCATTGATTCATGAAATTACTAAAGAATACAATATGACCACAGTAATAAATACCCATGATATGAATAGTGTTGCCGAAATGGGTGAGCACATTGTGTTTCTGCACAAAGGAAAAAAATGGTGCGAAGGACCTTTTGCAAAAATCATTCAGGAAAAAAACAAAGAACTCGATGAATTTATATTTGCTAGCCGTGTAATGAAGTCCTTCAGAAAAGAATTTAATATTACCTAATTGCCAACCCTGCAGGCAGTTCAAAATTTAGTAAATAAAAAATCCCTTACATTGCAAAATGCAAGGGACGTATATCATCACCGTAACAAGGAAAGATTAAATAATCATTCCCGCAGCCACCGTGTTATTTGTTGCTTCGTCTATCAAGATGACGCTTCCTGTAAGGCGATTTTTGCGATAGCTATCGTAAAACAAAGGAAGTTGTGTGCGCAGATTGATGCGGCATATATCATTCATCCCTATACTCTTATCATCTTCGTTACGATTGTAGGTGTTTACATCAACACGATAACGCACTTCTTTTATTATGCATTTTGTTTCGCGTGAAGTATGTCTTACTGTGTACTTCCCATTCAGTTGCATCGGAGTTTCGCTAAACCAACACATCATCATTTCAATATCCTGGCCTGAATTAGGAATATTATTTTCACGTACGATCATATCCCCTCTGCTAATGTCTATATCATCCTCAAGTGTTATGCTTACTGATTGTGGGGCAAATCCTTCATCCAATGACTTATCAAACAGATCAATAGACTTGATTGTAGACTTGAAGCCGCTAGGTAGCACTGACACCTTATCACCCTTGCGAAATATTCCGCTGGCAATGCGGCCGGCATAGCCACGGTAATCATGCCACTTATCTTCGCGAGGTCGGATTACGTATTGTACCGGAAAACGACAATCTATATGATTAATATCGCTGCTGATATGGATATGCTCAAGTAAATACATAAGTGTTGGACCTTGGTACCATTTCATTTTTTCAGAGCGGTCAACCACATTATCTCCTTTCAATGCACTTATTGGAATAAAGTTAACATCCTTGACATCTAACTTCGATGCAAGTACTTTATAATCCTCTACAATTTTGTTGAATGCATCCTCATTATAATCTACTAGGTCCATTTTATTAATACATACCACCAAGTGTGAAATATTTAATAAGGAAGCAATAAATGAGTGCCTGTTGGTTTGCTCAATTATGCCATGACGGGCATCCACTAATATAAGCGCCAGGTTAGCAGTAGAAGCCCCTGTTACCATGTTTCGGGTGTATTGTATGTGCCCTGGGGTGTCGGCAATTATAAACTTGCGTTTTGGCGTAGCGAAATATCGGTACGCTACATCAATCGTGATGCCTTGCTCTCGCTCTGCACGCAACCCATCAGTTAATAGCGACAAGTCAACATCAGCATGACCCCTGCGCTTACTGCTTTCTTCAAGTGCTTCTAGTTGATCTTCAAAAATAGATTTTGAATCGTATAGCAGGCGTCCTATCAATGTGCTCTTTCCATCATCAACGCTTCCTGCTGTGGTAAATCGGAGTAGTTCCATTTTAATCTTTTTTATTCTTTAGTATGAAATTTTAATTTATTAATCTTTAAACGTATAAGGTTATAGTAAACAATGACTGAGTTCTAAAAATAACCTGCCTTCTTACGGTCTTCCATTGCTGCTTCGGTACGTTTATCATCGGCACGTGTGCCGCGCTCTGTAGTTCTCGCTACGGTTACTTCAGCAATAATATCATCTATGGTGCTTGCACTAGAATAAACGGCACCTGTGCAAGTCATATCGCCTACGGTACGGTAACGAACTATTCTCTTTTCTGGTTTTTCGCCTTCAATCTGCGGAATGAATGGTGCAGTAGAAAGTACCATTCCATCGCGCTCAAACACTTCGCGCTCATGCGAAAAATAGATACTTGGTATAGGAATATTTTCTTTTTTAATATACATCCAAACATCCATTTCGGTCCAATTACTTATAGGAAACACCCTAAAATGTTCACCTATTGAATGCTTACCATTTAATAACATCCAAAGTTCCGGGCGTTGATTTTTAGGATCCCATTGTCCGAACTCGTCACGATGCGAAAAAATACGCTCCTTGGCACGCGCCTTCTCTTCATCTCTGCGGGCACCTCCCATCAAAGCATTGAACTTGTGCGCTGCAACGGTATCAAGCAAGGTAACCGTTTGCAACGCGTTACGCGATGCCCGAGGTCCTTTTTCTTCCTTTACTTTTCCTTGATTTATTGAATCCTGAACCAATCCAACAATGAGGTTGGCATTGATGAGCTTCATATACATGTCGCGATACTCAATGGCTTCAGGAAAATTGTGCCCCGTATCAACATGCACTAATGGAAAAGGAATAGGAGCCGGATAAAATGCTTTGCGCGCCATCCAACTCATTACAATTGAATCCTTACCACCTGAGAATAATAAGGCTGGTCGCTCAAACTGAGCGGCTGCCTCGCGAATGATGTAAATCGATTCCGATTCTAACTCATTCAATTGATCTAAATTATAATTGACCATTTTTAAAAAAATATATTATTAATTAATTATTGTCTTTATAGCGTCCATTAATTCATCAACACAAGAATCAATTGAACGATTGTGTGTTTTTATTTCTACCTCAGCATTTTCGGGAGCTTCATAAGGTGAACTTATTCCGGTAAAATCTTTTATCTCCCCTGCTCTAGCCTTTTTATATAATCCTTTTACATCGCGCTGCTCACATATTTCGATGGGAGTGTTCACAAAAATTTCGATAAAATCACCAGGTGGTAATAGCTCCCTCACCATTTGCCTGTCATCTTTAAATGGCGACACAAATGCGGTTAGCACAATCAGCCCGGCATCGGTAAAAAGTTTTGACACCTCTCCTATTCTTCTAATGTTCTCCTTTCTACCTTCATCACTAAAATCTAAATTCTTATTTAAGCCAAAACGAATGTTATCGCCATCTAACAAATAGGTCTTATAACCATTAGTATGCAAACGCGACTCCAGCGCATCGGCCAAAGAAGATTTGCCACTGCCGCTTAATCCTGTAAACCATAAAACACATGGCCTTTGCTTTAGTAACTGCAAGCGGTCGGCTTTCGTAATTTTATAATTATGCTGAACAATGTTGGTACTTTGCGCCATATGACTAATTAAAAGAAATGGTTGGTTAACGGCCTTAAATAGAGAGGCAATTATCCGAAAATTTTGCGCGAAGGTAAAATAAATTTATCAACACATTCTACCTAATCGATAGATTTAATAACAATTTGGGTGAAAACTACAATGAGCTGCGAATCGATAAACTTTCGGAAGTGCAGGTATTCTTTTAATGCTATGTATACATCACCTCATTAATATAAAGCATGGCCAATATATACTAAACAACTTAACGACACCATACACGTAAAACTTTTTCTATTTTCGCACCGCAAAAAAAACTGGAACAAATGTCAATCACAAAAATTACCGAATTGTTGGGCAATCAAGCCGAAAACCTTTTATTGCATACGTGCAAAACTATAGACAAATCTAATATACATATAGCAGGCCCTGATTTTGTTGACCGCATGTTTATTCATAGTAATCGCCATGCTAATGTGCTTCGCAATTTACAATCAATTTATGGTACAGGACGACTTGCTAATAGCGGTTACGTTAGCATATTGCCGGTAGATCAGGGGATA
This genomic interval carries:
- the cysD gene encoding sulfate adenylyltransferase subunit CysD, which gives rise to MVNYNLDQLNELESESIYIIREAAAQFERPALLFSGGKDSIVMSWMARKAFYPAPIPFPLVHVDTGHNFPEAIEYRDMYMKLINANLIVGLVQDSINQGKVKEEKGPRASRNALQTVTLLDTVAAHKFNALMGGARRDEEKARAKERIFSHRDEFGQWDPKNQRPELWMLLNGKHSIGEHFRVFPISNWTEMDVWMYIKKENIPIPSIYFSHEREVFERDGMVLSTAPFIPQIEGEKPEKRIVRYRTVGDMTCTGAVYSSASTIDDIIAEVTVARTTERGTRADDKRTEAAMEDRKKAGYF
- the cysN gene encoding sulfate adenylyltransferase subunit CysN, with translation MELLRFTTAGSVDDGKSTLIGRLLYDSKSIFEDQLEALEESSKRRGHADVDLSLLTDGLRAEREQGITIDVAYRYFATPKRKFIIADTPGHIQYTRNMVTGASTANLALILVDARHGIIEQTNRHSFIASLLNISHLVVCINKMDLVDYNEDAFNKIVEDYKVLASKLDVKDVNFIPISALKGDNVVDRSEKMKWYQGPTLMYLLEHIHISSDINHIDCRFPVQYVIRPREDKWHDYRGYAGRIASGIFRKGDKVSVLPSGFKSTIKSIDLFDKSLDEGFAPQSVSITLEDDIDISRGDMIVRENNIPNSGQDIEMMMCWFSETPMQLNGKYTVRHTSRETKCIIKEVRYRVDVNTYNRNEDDKSIGMNDICRINLRTQLPLFYDSYRKNRLTGSVILIDEATNNTVAAGMII
- the cysC gene encoding adenylyl-sulfate kinase, which encodes MAQSTNIVQHNYKITKADRLQLLKQRPCVLWFTGLSGSGKSSLADALESRLHTNGYKTYLLDGDNIRFGLNKNLDFSDEGRKENIRRIGEVSKLFTDAGLIVLTAFVSPFKDDRQMVRELLPPGDFIEIFVNTPIEICEQRDVKGLYKKARAGEIKDFTGISSPYEAPENAEVEIKTHNRSIDSCVDELMDAIKTIIN